In Chaetodon trifascialis isolate fChaTrf1 chromosome 4, fChaTrf1.hap1, whole genome shotgun sequence, one DNA window encodes the following:
- the LOC139329863 gene encoding interferon-induced protein 44-like — protein sequence MNPRLTRSQQKTICSQLGNVKLRLLYKASVHGFTGAAFHQQCDSRSPTVSVGYNASGFVFGGYTKQPFSQSGQYVYDDQAFLYTFSGEKLLKYPVTSPPHAVRMISNSGPYFGEALVLVNGSKAVVYNNPGNHYNFNAAEMHGNNLNLTECEVYQVEETKEFERPWRTITWESGKRMELMESIKSYKPTVNSVSQVRILLIGPVGAGKSSFFNSINSVFRGHVTSQAIAGCSATSLTTQFRSHTLKAGREGKPLPIILCDTMGLEESTGAGLNIDDISSILSGHLPDRYQFNPSAPLHADAHGYRKSSSLKDKIHCVAYVIDACKVSIMPTKLEEKLDAIRKKVNLMGIPQLVLMTKVDEACPFVSRDIRNIYRSGYIKEMMQEVSARIGVPLSCIVPVRNYSEELELDPNCDILLLSAVIQMLRFADNYFDEISDRFSNIELKEQ from the exons ATGAACCCCAGGTTAACCAGGAGCCAGCAGAAAACAATCTGCTCCCAGCTGGGAAATGTCAAACTGCGGCTGCTGTACAAGGCCAGCGTCCATGGTTTCACCGGAGCAGCCTTCCACCAACAGTGTGACAGCCGCAGCCCCACAGTGTCTGTGGGCTACAACGCCTCTGGTTTTGTGTTTGGAGGTTACACCAAACAACCGTTCAGTCAGTCTGGACAGTACGTGTATGATGACCAGGCCTTTCTTTACACTTTCAGTGGAGAAAAGCTCCTCAAATATCCAGTCACCAGTCCGCCTCATGCAGTGAGAATGATAAGTAACTCGGGTCCATATTTTGGGGAAGCATTGGTTCTGGTCAATGGGAGCAAAGCAGTCGTCTATAACAATCCAGGAAATCACTACAACTTCAATGCTGCAGAAATGCATGGCAACAACCTCAACCTGACTGAGTGTGAAGTCTATCAAGTGGAGG AAACCAAGGAGTTTGAGAGGCCATGGAGGACTATAACCTGGGAGTCTGG GAAGaggatggagctgatggagagcaTTAAGAGCTACAAACCCACAGTCAACTCTGTGTCCCAGGTTCGGATCCTGCTCATTGGACCAGTTGGAGCTGGAAAGTCCAGCTTCTTCAATTCGATCAACTCTGTTTTCAGAGGCCACGTCACCAGCCAGGCCATCGCTGGCTGCTCTGCCACCAGCCTCACCACGCAG TTTCGTTCCCACACTTTGAAAGCTGGGCGAGAAGGAAAACCTCTGCCAATCATCTTGTGTGATACCATGGGATTGGAGGAAAGCACAGGGGCGGGGCTTAATATAGATGACATCAGTAGCATCCTCAGTGGTCATCTGCCAGACCGTTATCAG TTCaacccctctgctcctctgcatgcGGACGCCCACGGCTATCGGAAGTCTTCAAGCCTCAAAGACAAGATCCACTGTGTGGCCTACGTCATTGATGCCTGCAAGGTCTCCATCATGCCCACaaagctggaggagaagctggatGCTATCCGCAAAAAGGTCAACTTAATGG GGATTCCTCAGCTGGTCCTGATGACTAAAGTGGATGAAGCCTGTCCTTTCGTTTCACGGGACATCAGGAACATTTATAGGAGCGGCTACATCAAGGAAATG ATGCAGGAGGTCAGTGCTCGGATCGGTGTGCCGCTGTCCTGCATTGTTCCGGTGAGGAACTACAGCGAGGAGTTGGAGTTGGACCCAAACTGCGACATCCTGCTGCTCAGCGCCGTCATCCAGATGCTCCGCTTCGCTGATAACTATTTCGATGAGATCAGTGACCGATTCAGCAACATTGAACTCAAAGAGCAGTAA
- the LOC139329864 gene encoding interferon-induced protein 44-like: MDPKLTRSQQKTICSQLGNVKLRLLYKASVHGFTGAAFHQQCDSRSPTVSVGYNASGFVFGGYTKQPFSQSGQYVHDDQAFLFTFSGEKLLKYPVTSPAYAVKMISNSGPYFGEALALVNGSKAVVYNSPGNYYNFNAAEMHGNDLNLTECEVYQVEAMPEYEKPWRLVVWENGKRMELMESIKSYKPTVNSVSQARVLLIGPVGAGKSSFFNSINSVFRGHVTSQAIAGCSATSLTTQFRTYSVKAGRGGKPLPIILCDTMGLEESTGAGLDVDDIVSILKGHLADRYQFNPSAPLHSEAHGYNKSSGLKDKIHCVAYVIDGCKVSIMPTKLEEKLDAIRRKVNLMGIPQLVLMTKVDEACPFVSQDIRNVYRSGYIKEMMQEVSARIGVPLSCIVPVRNYSEELELDPNCDILLLSAVIQMLRFADNYFDEISDRFSNIELKEQ; this comes from the exons ATGGACCCAAAGCTAACCAGGAGCCAGCAGAAAACAATCTGCTCCCAGCTGGGAAATGTCAAACTGCGGCTGCTGTACAAGGCCAGCGTCCATGGTTTCACCGGAGCAGCCTTCCACCAACAGTGTGACAGCCGCAGCCCCACAGTGTCTGTGGGCTACAACGCCTCTGGTTTTGTGTTCGGAGGTTACACCAAACAACCGTTCAGTCAGTCTGGACAGTACGTGCATGATGACCAGGCCTTTCTTTTCACATTCAGTGGAGAAAAGCTCCTCAAATATCCAGTCACCAGTCCAGCTTATGCAGTGAAAATGATAAGTAACTCGGGTCCATATTTCGGGGAGGCGTTGGCTCTGGTCAATGGGAGCAAAGCAGTCGTCTATAACAGTCCAGGAAATTACTACAACTTCAATGCTGCAGAAATGCACGGCAACGACCTCAACCTGACTGAGTGTGAAGTCTATCAAGTGGAGG CTATGCCAGAATATGAGAAGCCGTGGAGGCTGGTGGTCTGGGAAAATGG GAAGaggatggagctgatggagagcaTTAAGAGCTACAAACCCACAGTCAACTCTGTGTCCCAGGCTCGGGTCCTGCTCATTGGACCAGTTGGAGCTGGAAAGTCCAGCTTCTTCAATTCGATCAACTCTGTTTTCAGAGGCCACGTCACCAGCCAGGCCATCGCTGGCTGCTCTGCCACCAGCCTCACCACGCAG TTTCGCACCTACTCTGTGAAAGCTGGACGAGGAGGCAAACCTCTGCCAATCATCTTGTGTGATACCATGGGATTGGAGGAAAGCACGGGGGCGGGGCTTGACGTGGATGATATCGTCAGCATCCTCAAAGGTCACCTGGCGGACCGCTATCAG TTCaacccctctgctcctctgcattcGGAGGCCCACGGCTATAATAAGTCTTCAGGGCTCAAGGACAAGATCCACTGTGTGGCCTACGTCATCGATGGCTGCAAGGTCTCCATCATGCCCACaaagctggaggagaagctggatGCTATCCGCAGAAAGGTCAACTTAATGG GGATTCCTCAGCTGGTCCTGATGACTAAAGTGGATGAAGCCTGTCCTTTCGTTTCACAGGACATCAGGAACGTTTATAGGAGCGGCTACATCAAGGAAATG ATGCAGGAGGTCAGTGCTCGGATCGGTGTGCCGCTGTCCTGCATTGTTCCGGTGAGGAACTACAGCGAGGAGTTGGAGTTGGACCCAAACTGCGACATCCTGCTGCTCAGCGCCGTCATCCAGATGCTCCGCTTCGCTGATAACTATTTCGATGAGATCAGTGACCGATTCAGCAACATTGAACTCAAAGAGCAGTAA
- the LOC139330366 gene encoding interferon-induced protein 44-like — MPEYEKPWRLVVWENGKRMELMESIKSYKPTVNSVSQVRILLIGPVGAGKSSFFNSINSVFRGHVTSQAIAGCSATSLTTQFRTYSVKAGRGGKPLPIILCDTMGLEESTGAGLDVDDIVSILKGHLADRYQFNPSAPLHSEAHGYNKSSGLKDKIHCVAYVIDGCKVSIMPTKLEEKLDAIRRKVNLMGIPQLVLMTKVDEACPFVSQDIRNVYRSGYIKEMMQEVSARIGVPLSCIVPVRNYSEELELDPNCDILLLSAVIQMLRFADNFFDEISDRFSNTEHRD; from the exons ATGCCAGAATATGAGAAGCCGTGGAGGCTGGTGGTCTGGGAAAATGG GAAGaggatggagctgatggagagcaTTAAGAGCTACAAACCCACAGTCAACTCTGTGTCCCAGGTTCGGATCCTGCTCATTGGACCAGTTGGAGCTGGAAAGTCCAGCTTCTTCAATTCGATCAACTCTGTTTTCAGAGGCCACGTCACCAGCCAGGCCATCGCTGGCTGCTCTGCCACCAGCCTCACCACGCAG TTTCGCACCTACTCTGTGAAAGCTGGACGAGGAGGCAAACCTCTGCCAATCATCTTGTGTGATACCATGGGATTGGAGGAAAGCACGGGGGCGGGGCTTGACGTGGATGATATCGTCAGCATCCTCAAAGGTCACCTGGCGGACCGCTATCAG TTCaacccctctgctcctctgcattcGGAGGCCCACGGCTATAATAAGTCTTCAGGGCTCAAGGACAAGATCCACTGTGTGGCCTACGTCATCGATGGCTGCAAGGTCTCCATCATGCCCACaaagctggaggagaagctggatGCTATCCGCAGAAAGGTCAACTTAATGG GGATTCCTCAGCTGGTCCTGATGACTAAAGTGGATGAAGCCTGTCCTTTCGTTTCACAGGACATCAGGAACGTTTATAGGAGCGGCTACATCAAGGAAATG ATGCAGGAGGTCAGTGCTCGGATCGGTGTGCCGCTGTCCTGCATTGTTCCGGTGAGGAACTACAGCGAGGAGTTGGAGTTGGACCCAAACTGCGACATCCTGCTGCTCAGCGCCGTCATCCAGATGCTCCGTTTCGCTGATAACTTCTTCGATGAAATCAGTGACCGATTCAgcaacactgaacacagagatTAG